One region of Salvia miltiorrhiza cultivar Shanhuang (shh) chromosome 3, IMPLAD_Smil_shh, whole genome shotgun sequence genomic DNA includes:
- the LOC131014983 gene encoding uncharacterized protein At4g15970-like: MHPAATRGGGADGSAAKGDGDTLESGGYHRENYQQKFSGVALRITLIFVVVGVTALLLNQSSYPFEFFRSSNSFSIPSCENIANASSSSSAKEENIELEKTLREATMKDNKTVIITTLNKAWTEPNSIFDLFLESFRIGNGTAHLLDHVVVGAFDKTAYERCKAEGLHCYALTTEGVDFSGEEVFMSEDYLKMMWRRIDFLRTVLELGYDFVFTDADVMWFRDPFTKFYPDGDFQIACDHYWANYTDMGNSPNGGFNYVKSSKRTIQLYDFWYNGRRYFPGKHDQDVLNMIKFNPFIREIGLEARFLDTAFFGGFCEPSKDLDQVITMHANCCIGIQNKMHDLTMLIHDWKRYVADDKNFTTRSWTVPRFCG, translated from the exons ATGCATCCAGCAGCAACCAGAGGCGGAGGCGCGGATGGCTCCGCCGCCAAAGGCGACGGCGACACCCTCGAGTCCGGCGGCTACCACCGCGAGAACTACCAGCAGAAGTTCTCCGGCGTGGCTCTTAGAATAACGCTGATTTTTGTGGTGGTGGGCGTAACCGCCCTTCTTCTCAATCAATCTAGCTATCCTTTCGAGTTCTTTCGCAGCTCTAATTCATTTTCAATTCCATCCTGTGAGAATATTGCCAAcgcttcgtcttcttcttcg gcAAAAGAGGAGAACATCGAGTTGGAGAAGACGCTGAGAGAGGCGACGATGAAGGATAACAAGACTGTGATAATCACGACTCTGAACAAGGCGTGGACGGAACCGAATTCCATTTTCGATCTATTTTTGGAGAGCTTCAGGATCGGAAACGGAACGGCGCACCTCTTGGATCACGTGGTGGTCGGCGCGTTTGACAAGACGGCGTACGAGCGTTGCAAGGCGGAGGGCCTCCACTGCTACGCCCTGACCACGGAGGGCGTCGACTTCTCCGGCGAAGAGGTCTTCATGAGCGAGGATTATCTGAAGATGATGTGGCGGAGGATTGATTTTCTGCGCACTGTTCTGGAATTGGGATACGACTTCGTCTTCACG GATGCAGATGTGATGTGGTTTCGAGACCCATTCACGAAATTCTACCCGGATGGGGATTTCCAGATCGCGTGCGACCACTACTGGGCCAACTACACCGACATGGGCAACTCCCCCAACGGAGGCTTCAACTACGTGAAATCCAGCAAGCGCACCATCCAGCTCTACGACTTCTGGTACAACGGGCGCCGGTATTTCCCCGGGAAGCACGACCAGGACGTGCTCAACATGATCAAGTTCAACCCCTTCATCCGCGAGATCGGGCTGGAGGCGCGCTTCCTCGACACCGCCTTCTTCGGCGGCTTCTGCGAGCCCAGCAAGGATCTCGACCAGGTCATCACCATGCACGCCAACTGCTGCATCGGCATCCAAAACAAGATGCATGATCTCACCATGCTCATTCATGACTGGAAGAGGTATGTCGCTGATGATAAGAATTTCACTACTAGATCTTGGACTGTTCCCAGATTTTGTGGCTAG
- the LOC131014984 gene encoding guanine nucleotide-binding protein subunit gamma 2-like isoform X2: MDRAPPQAAEQPHNPTPPASSAMPSSTSGHMGKHRMLAAISFLNQQIQIMQDELLELETIGGVSTVCPETRAPAEADWDRWFQGAQSSRSRRRWI, translated from the exons ATGGATCGAGCTCCCCCGCAAGCGGCTGAACAGCCCCACAACCCCACCCCACCCGCTTCATCCGCAATGCCATCCTCGACTTCTGGCCATATGGGCAAGCACAGAATGTTAGCTGCAATTTCTTTCCTCAATCAGCAAATCCAAATTATGCAG gatgagctaCTTGAGCTAGAAACTATTGGCGGAGTATCTACTGTTTGCCCAGA GACCAGAGCTCCGGCGGAGGCCGACTGGGACCGGTGGTTCCAAGGCGCTCAGAGCTCCCGGAGCCGCCGCCGGTGGATCTGA
- the LOC131014984 gene encoding guanine nucleotide-binding protein subunit gamma 2-like isoform X1 yields the protein MDRAPPQAAEQPHNPTPPASSAMPSSTSGHMGKHRMLAAISFLNQQIQIMQDELLELETIGGVSTVCPDLIASVDSVPDALLPVTRAPAEADWDRWFQGAQSSRSRRRWI from the exons ATGGATCGAGCTCCCCCGCAAGCGGCTGAACAGCCCCACAACCCCACCCCACCCGCTTCATCCGCAATGCCATCCTCGACTTCTGGCCATATGGGCAAGCACAGAATGTTAGCTGCAATTTCTTTCCTCAATCAGCAAATCCAAATTATGCAG gatgagctaCTTGAGCTAGAAACTATTGGCGGAGTATCTACTGTTTGCCCAGA TCTAATCGCAAGCGTGGATTCAGTTCCAGACGCTCTACTTCCGGT GACCAGAGCTCCGGCGGAGGCCGACTGGGACCGGTGGTTCCAAGGCGCTCAGAGCTCCCGGAGCCGCCGCCGGTGGATCTGA
- the LOC131014985 gene encoding uncharacterized protein LOC131014985 isoform X1 has product MALPAASASAKSLFKKLLLLHSPHKFSTARFSAPATARSVNSALRNRGKSKINRESNQKQKQKAELLVKRRTRSDRELDEEVFSKHYGNESSAAHVPVMLGEVLDAFASVSLKSFVDCTLGAGGHSAAIIQAHPEMEFYVGFDVDPVAHQIALDQINNVLDKDSGPSRAHLQVHTLLKNFKSIKSALHDIDGNRSPGVQGILMDLGMSSMQVNNAERGFSVLCNGPLDMRMNPQASLKAEDILNLWPDAELGRILRDYGEESNWFTLHKRIVRARSTGGLHTTRELVELIRNSTSWAGGRQGWIKTATRVFQALRIAVNDELNTLKDSINSCFDSLGSGGRLAVISFHSLEDRIVKQAFLDIINRSDGGGKHTNHSEKLDSYKEKEAWIKQIVRGPDANILTKRPVTPSESEERLNPRSRSAKLRVIEKIELLITLSQRVIYTQNINMSNLVNQAVCVPLLSI; this is encoded by the exons ATGGCCTTGCCAGCGGCCTCAGCTTCTGCAAAATCACTTTTCAAAAAGCTGCTGCTCTTACATTCTCCACACAAATTCTCTACCGCTCGTTTCTCTGCTCCCGCCACAGCTCGATCAGTAAATAGTGCTCTCAGAAACAGAGGCAAAAGCAAAATCAATAGAGAATCGAATCAGAAGCAGAAGCAGAAAGCTGAGCTGTTAGTGAAGAGGCGAACGCGGTCGGATAGAGAGCTCGACGAGGAGGTGTTCTCGAAGCACTATGGGAATGAGAGTTCTGCTGCGCATGTCCCCGTCATGCTCGGTGAAGTGCTCGACGCCTTCGCCTCCGTCTCCCTCAAATCCTTCGTTGATTGCACTCTCGGCGCCGGCGGCCACTCCGCTGCG ATTATTCAGGCCCATCCAGAAATGGAGTTTTATGTTGGATTTGATGTTGATCCTGTTGCCCATCAAATAGCTCTGGATCAGATAAATAATGTATTGGACAAAGATTCAGGCCCCTCTAGAGCCCACTTACAAGTTCACACACTCTTGAAGAACTTCAAAAGTATTAAGTCTGCACTTCATGATATTGATGGGAATCGTTCTCCAGGAGTTCAAGGAATCTTAATGGACTTAGGCATGTCATCCATGCAG GTCAACAACGCTGAAAGAGGATTTAGTGTACTGTGTAATGGACCTTTGGATATGCGGATGAACCCCCAG GCTAGCTTAAAGGCCGaagacattttaaatttatggCCAGATGCTGAATTGGGTCGAATTTTACGGGACTATGGTGAAGAAAGCAATTGGTTCACTCTCCACAAGAGAATTGTCAGGGCTCGGTCGACTGGTGGATTACATACTACACGTGAACTAGTTGAGCTCATTCGTAACTCAACTTCTTGGGCAG GAGGTAGGCAGGGATGGATTAAGACTGCAACGCGTGTCTTTCAAGCATTGAGAATAGCTGTGAACGATGAACTTAACACGTTGAAGGATTCCATCAACTCTTGTTTTGATTCCCTCGGTTCTGGAGGAAGGCTGGCTGTCATATCGTTCCATAGCTTGGAAGACAGAATCGTGAAACAGGCGTTTCTGGACATCATAAATCGCTCTGATGGTGGAGGTAAGCATACGAACCATTCTGAAAAACTGGATTCCTACAAGGAAAAAGAAGCATGGATTAAGCAGATTGTGCGAGGCCCCGATGCCAATATCCTAACGAAGAGACCGGTAACTCCGTCCGAATCTGAGGAGAGACTCAACCCGCGAAGTCGAAGTGCTAAACTTAGGGTAATTGAGAAG ATCGAGTTGCTCATCACACTCTCTCAAAGGGTTATTTATACTCAAAATATCAACATGTCGAATCTAGTAAATCAGGCCGTATGTGTTCCACTTTTATCTATTTAA
- the LOC131014985 gene encoding uncharacterized protein LOC131014985 isoform X2, translating into MALPAASASAKSLFKKLLLLHSPHKFSTARFSAPATARSVNSALRNRGKSKINRESNQKQKQKAELLVKRRTRSDRELDEEVFSKHYGNESSAAHVPVMLGEVLDAFASVSLKSFVDCTLGAGGHSAAIIQAHPEMEFYVGFDVDPVAHQIALDQINNVLDKDSGPSRAHLQVHTLLKNFKSIKSALHDIDGNRSPGVQGILMDLGMSSMQVNNAERGFSVLCNGPLDMRMNPQASLKAEDILNLWPDAELGRILRDYGEESNWFTLHKRIVRARSTGGLHTTRELVELIRNSTSWAGGRQGWIKTATRVFQALRIAVNDELNTLKDSINSCFDSLGSGGRLAVISFHSLEDRIVKQAFLDIINRSDGGGKHTNHSEKLDSYKEKEAWIKQIVRGPDANILTKRPVTPSESEERLNPRSRSAKLRVIEKV; encoded by the exons ATGGCCTTGCCAGCGGCCTCAGCTTCTGCAAAATCACTTTTCAAAAAGCTGCTGCTCTTACATTCTCCACACAAATTCTCTACCGCTCGTTTCTCTGCTCCCGCCACAGCTCGATCAGTAAATAGTGCTCTCAGAAACAGAGGCAAAAGCAAAATCAATAGAGAATCGAATCAGAAGCAGAAGCAGAAAGCTGAGCTGTTAGTGAAGAGGCGAACGCGGTCGGATAGAGAGCTCGACGAGGAGGTGTTCTCGAAGCACTATGGGAATGAGAGTTCTGCTGCGCATGTCCCCGTCATGCTCGGTGAAGTGCTCGACGCCTTCGCCTCCGTCTCCCTCAAATCCTTCGTTGATTGCACTCTCGGCGCCGGCGGCCACTCCGCTGCG ATTATTCAGGCCCATCCAGAAATGGAGTTTTATGTTGGATTTGATGTTGATCCTGTTGCCCATCAAATAGCTCTGGATCAGATAAATAATGTATTGGACAAAGATTCAGGCCCCTCTAGAGCCCACTTACAAGTTCACACACTCTTGAAGAACTTCAAAAGTATTAAGTCTGCACTTCATGATATTGATGGGAATCGTTCTCCAGGAGTTCAAGGAATCTTAATGGACTTAGGCATGTCATCCATGCAG GTCAACAACGCTGAAAGAGGATTTAGTGTACTGTGTAATGGACCTTTGGATATGCGGATGAACCCCCAG GCTAGCTTAAAGGCCGaagacattttaaatttatggCCAGATGCTGAATTGGGTCGAATTTTACGGGACTATGGTGAAGAAAGCAATTGGTTCACTCTCCACAAGAGAATTGTCAGGGCTCGGTCGACTGGTGGATTACATACTACACGTGAACTAGTTGAGCTCATTCGTAACTCAACTTCTTGGGCAG GAGGTAGGCAGGGATGGATTAAGACTGCAACGCGTGTCTTTCAAGCATTGAGAATAGCTGTGAACGATGAACTTAACACGTTGAAGGATTCCATCAACTCTTGTTTTGATTCCCTCGGTTCTGGAGGAAGGCTGGCTGTCATATCGTTCCATAGCTTGGAAGACAGAATCGTGAAACAGGCGTTTCTGGACATCATAAATCGCTCTGATGGTGGAGGTAAGCATACGAACCATTCTGAAAAACTGGATTCCTACAAGGAAAAAGAAGCATGGATTAAGCAGATTGTGCGAGGCCCCGATGCCAATATCCTAACGAAGAGACCGGTAACTCCGTCCGAATCTGAGGAGAGACTCAACCCGCGAAGTCGAAGTGCTAAACTTAGGGTAATTGAGAAGGTATGA
- the LOC131014988 gene encoding uncharacterized protein LOC131014988 encodes MAAAKYSLIHTHISQEFCTSTTRKSGGCFRLSSKKADFSVSDAKRANLSARKKERIKLPNYGDGVGGNRSYHISEFFSHPSGIEAMLNSRALKSYQPLDSNLYRCVLPQIQLLSFRVAPVLDLQVTPTTEDCVVEMLSCKFEGSEAVERQNERFSASMRNHIKWETVDAEHVLDVDVELNILLEINTQPFALLPISAVERPGNLVMQALVDQLVPLLAQQLLQDYKEWIRQQSKCLE; translated from the exons ATGGCTGCAGCTAAATACTCTCTAATTCATACGCATATTTCTCAAGAATTCTGCACCTCCACCACCAG GAAGAGCGGTGGATGCTTCAGATTGAGCTCGAAGAAAGCAGATTTTTCAGTCTCAGATGCGAAAAGAGCGAATCTTTCCGCCAGAAAGAAGGAGAGAATCAAGCTCCCCAATTACGGTGATGGTGTTGGAGGAAATCGGAGTTACCATATCAGTGAGTTTTTCAGCCATCCATCTGGAATCGAAGCGATGCTGAATTCAAGGGCTCTGAAGAGTTATCAGCCCCTTGATTCCAATTTGTACag GTGTGTTCTGCCGCAGATTCAACTTCTCAGTTTTAGAGTTGCGCCAGTTTTGGACTTACAAGTAACTCCAACTACTGAAGATTGCGTAGTAGAGATGTTGTCTTGCAAG TTTGAGGGTTCAGAAGCAGTGGAACGCCAGAATGAACGTTTttcag CTTCTATGAGAAATCATATTAAATGGGAAACTGTAGATGCCGAACATGTCTTGGATGTTGATGTGGAATTAAATATCCTCCTTGAG ATCAACACCCAGCCATTTGCACTGCTGCCTATATCAGCTGTCGAGCGTCCAGGAAATTT GGTTATGCAGGCTCTGGTAGACCAGCTGGTACCATTGCTTGCACAACAATTGTTGCAAGATTATAAGGAATGGATTCGTCAACAAAGCAAATGCCTTGAGTGA
- the LOC131014990 gene encoding uncharacterized protein LOC131014990: MENEETINDKSEAEVSDAVVHCHFDGGGGQADAKSLGRRKDILKALEAVERDSAAIAESFSSLFGSLRHSLSQATGSTVEHMNCFSDATGRLQECVLDAATKGNRYINSCLRLNEEMKDMDALATKLKILRRHVDALDSVVNRVVRLP, from the exons ATGGAGAACGAGGAAACGATTAACGACAAATCAGAGGCCGAAGTTTCGGATGCGGTGGTTCATTGCCATTTCGACGGTGGCGGTGGCCAGGCAGATGCAAAATCGCTCGGTCGGAGGAAGGATATTCTGAAAGCTCTGGAGGCAGTGGAGAGAGATTCGGCTGCCATCGCTGAGAGCTTCTCCTCTCTCTTCGGCTCTCTCCGTCACTCGCTCTCGCAG GCTACTGGCTCTACGGTTGAACACATGAACTGCTTCAGTGATGCAACTGGACGCCTTCAAGAATGTG TACTTGATGCAGCAACAAAGGGAAATCGATACATAAACTCCTGTCTGAG ACTGAATGAAGAGATGAAAGACATGGATGCTCTTGCAACAAAGCT AAAAATTCTCAGGAGACATGTTGATGCACTGGACTCGGTGGTAAATCGAGTTGTTCGGTTACCTTGA
- the LOC131014989 gene encoding uncharacterized protein LOC131014989, which translates to MAVTMKQMALLVAFLGALSFILGVVAENKKPPSGTPITGKGVVICKYPSDPSVALGYASFAFLVVCMFAGWYSLFYPYKGKHVPKAALFQNKGFLAFFGVALSTAVLAIVMLLWPTITEQLHHTNNVHHNLETSCPTAKTGLLGGGAFLSLDSCLFFLVALMLADNARADYFDESDDKVAGGYEAEAIKGSA; encoded by the exons ATGGCGGTAACGATGAAGCAAATGGCTCTGCTGGTAGCATTCCTTGGGGCACTCTCCTTCATCCTTGGGGTTGTTGCTGAAAACAAGAAG CCTCCATCTGGAACTCCGATAACAGGGAAGGGCGTTGTGATCTGCAAATACCCGTCGGATCCATCTGTGGCGTTGGGATATGCATCCTTTGCATTCCTTGTTGTCTGCATGTTTGCTGGTTGGTATTCTCTATTTTACCCCTACAAAGGAAAGCACGTTCCTAAGGCAGCACTATTCCAAAACAAAGGCTTCCTTGCCTTCTTCGGTGTTGCTCT GTCGACGGCTGTATTAGCTATTGTGATGTTGTTGTGGCCTACAATCACAGAGCAGCTTCACCACACAAACAATGTTCATCACAATTTGGAAACCTCATGCCCTACGGCCAAGACTGGACTTCTTGGTGGAGGAGCTTTTCTATCTCTCGACTCGTGCCTCTTCTTTTTGGTCGCGTTGATGTTGGCTGACAACGCTCGTGCCGACTACTTCGACGAATCAGATGACAAAGTTGCAGGAGGTTATGAAGCTGAGGCAATCAAGGGCAGTGCCTGA